One window of the Rosa rugosa chromosome 3, drRosRugo1.1, whole genome shotgun sequence genome contains the following:
- the LOC133736309 gene encoding protein ALTERED PHOSPHATE STARVATION RESPONSE 1-like — MGCAPSKLDDLPAVALCRDRNKCLDQALRQTQALADAHVAYSECLRALGPSLTRFFDIGLLEEEKCNSRTTSASNSKSGSGSGHLQFSSDSESEDGSDKHPDEPRVVHRYGDLRSSGSGVVLTSHFAKTPPPPPSPISSTWDFLNLFDDVYERYESVCAFNSEAVTDHGENIRNKIEGVGVKNVEEEEQKSEPTEKKSQSEKSSTPPSMEAKNGVVEDMTELQVQFEKASESGDEVLKLLSHSHHHRISSVHPECGFDQVDSAMSSQSLAYTLKTLSLWEKKLYDEVKAEELLRLTHEKKTRMLKQLDKKGGDSPKVDSIHNSLSNLLTKMKIAIQIVDRISITINKLRDEELWPQIVELIHRLLGMWKAMLECHKLQNQAIAEAKGLDVIASKIKYSNDDHLETIIQLKIELQNWNLCFSNWIITQKGCVKALNGWLLRCLLYEPEETQDGAVPFSPGRMGAPPVFVICNQWSRAMDRLSEKEVIEAIQGFQTSIDLLLEQQNVALQQRVIEDKDLARKVKLLEEQQQKMQKVMQAGRGNKIGLLGGEEGRVVLPGEKLQVPSEDNKTSRNIEWDLKQTLTAMEKFTANSLEAYEELHAHIEEVQHAAN; from the exons ATGGGCTGCGCCCCCTCAAAGCTCGACGACCTGCCTGCCGTGGCTCTCTGCCGGGACCGGAACAAGTGTCTGGACCAAGCTCTCCGGCAAACCCAAGCCCTCGCCGACGCACACGTGGCGTACTCGGAGTGCCTGAGAGCACTCGGCCCCTCCCTCACTCGTTTCTTCGATATCGGACTACTTGAAGAAGAGAAGTGTAATTCTCGGACCACCTCGGCTTCCAATTCCAAGTCGGGTTCGGGTTCGGGTCACCTCCAATTCTCTTCCGACTCCGAATCCGAAGACGGCTCCGATAAACACCCGGATGAGCCACGTGTTGTTCACCGATACGGCGATTTGAGGTCGAGCGGCAGCGGCGTCGTTTTGACCTCCCATTTTGCCAAAaccccgccgccgccgccgtctcCGATCAGCTCGACTTGGGATTTCCTGAACCTCTTCGATGACGTGTACGAGAGATACGAATCGGTTTGTGCTTTCAATTCGGAGGCTGTTACTGATCACGGTGAAAATATTAGAAATAAGATCGAGGGCGTTGGAGTAAAAAATGTCGAAGAGGAAGAACAGAAGAGTGAGCCGACGGAGAAGAAGAGTCAGTCGGAGAAGTCGAGTACTCCTCCGAGCATGGAAGCCAAAAACGGGGTCGTTGAGGACATGACGGAGCTTCAGGTTCAGTTCGAGAAAGCTTCCGAGTCTGGCGATGAAGTTCTGAAGCTGCTGTCTCATAGTCACCATCACAGGATTAGTTCGGTTCATCCAG AGTGTGGGTTTGATCAGGTTGATTCGGCGATGAGTTCGCAGAGCCTAGCATACACTCTGAAGACTCTCTCCTTGTGGGAAAAGAAACTCTATGATGAAGTCAAG GCTGAGGAATTACTGCGTTTGACGCATGAGAAGAAGACTAGGATGCTGAAACAGTTGGACAAGAAGGGTGGTGACTCCCCCAAAGTCGACTCTATTCACAATTCACTTAGCAATCTGttaacaaaaatgaaaattgcAATTCAGATTGTTGATAGAATCTCGATTACCATCAATAAGTTGAGGGACGAAGAGTTGTGGCCGCAGATTGTTGAGCTGATTCACAG GTTACTAGGCATGTGGAAGGCTATGCTAGAATGCCACAAGCTCCAGAACCAAGCAATTGCGGAAGCCAAAGGCTTAGATGTCATTGCATCCAAAATTAAGTACTCTAATGATGACCATCTTGAGACTATAATTCAACTCAAGATAGAGCTTCAAAACTGGAATTTATGCTTCTCCAATTGGATCATCACGCAAAAAGGCTGTGTAAAAGCATTAAATGGTTGGCTTCTGAGATGCCTTCTATATGAACCTGAAGAAACACAAGACGGTGCAGTACCCTTTTCTCCTGGTAGAATGGGAGCGCCACCTGTTTTTGTGATATGTAACCAGTGGTCCCGAGCTATGGATCGACTCTCAGAGAAGGAAGTAATTGAAGCCATCCAGGGATTCCAAACTAGTATAGATCTTCTTCTGGAACAGCAGAATGTAGCACTGCAGCAAAGGGTTATTGAAGACAAAGATCTTGCAAGGAAAGTAAAACTTTTGGAGGAGCAGCAGCAAAAGATGCAAAAGGTCATGCAAGCTGGAAGAGGAAACAAAATTGGTCTACTGGGAGGAGAAGAGGGTAGAGTTGTTTTACCTGGAGAGAAACTGCAAGTGCCGAGTGAGGATAATAAAACTTCTAGGAATATAGAATGGGATCTGAAGCAGACACTAACGGCAATGGAGAAGTTCACTGCAAACTCCTTGGAAGCATACGAAGAGCTCCATGCACACATTGAAGAAGTCCAGCATGCTGCTAATTGA
- the LOC133739359 gene encoding uncharacterized protein LOC133739359 has protein sequence MVGVFRRSLSFPNKPNTNRPSKPSLARHTRSVSLPCRSHPLISQLKDHISELQSWSSKCDSSSAWLVDGLTRLTELHHCLDDTLQLPQTQEALRRQPHYSSIENLLEQFLRFVDVYGIFRSSVLALKEEHSAAQVAMRKRDESKIALYVKARKRMAIEMSKIVNEVRFCTRSSESVSPNSVNVGDVELAAVVSDVVQVTVTVSVSLFNGIALSFGPRKSITWMNMGMVKKGKVDNQDQGIHEFEQVGIKSLLDLRKKGDEEVKMTLKKMRELETSIEGIETCTERVFRGLINARVALLNTLTS, from the coding sequence ATGGTAGGCGTTTTCCGCCGCTCTCTTTCCTTCCCAAACAAACCAAATACCAACCGTCCGTCCAAACCTAGCTTGGCTCGTCACACCAGATCTGTAAGTCTTCCATGCAGATCTCACCCATTGATCTCTCAGCTCAAGGACCACATCTCCGAGCTCCAATCATGGTCCTCCAAGTGTGATTCCTCCTCCGCTTGGCTCGTCGACGGCCTGACCCGCCTGACGGAGTTGCACCACTGCCTTGACGACACTCTTCAGCTTCCACAGACCCAAGAAGCCCTCCGCCGCCAGCCACACTACTCATCCATCGAGAACCTTCTAGAACAGTTCCTCCGCTTCGTCGACGTGTACGGCATCTTCCGGAGCTCCGTTTTGGCTCTCAAGGAGGAGCACTCGGCGGCTCAAGTGGCTATGAGGAAGAGAGACGAGTCTAAGATTGCCTTGTACGTGAAAGCCCGAAAGAGAATGGCCATAGAAATGTCTAAGATCGTGAACGAAGTTCGCTTCTGTACTAGGTCATCTGAGTCTGTCTCTCCTAACAGTGTTAACGTCGGAGATGTTGAGCTCGCCGCCGTTGTGAGCGACGTCGTTCAGGTGACGGTGACGGTGTCTGTTTCACTCTTTAACGGAATTGCATTGTCATTTGGGCCGCGAAAATCAATCACGTGGATGAATATGGGGATGGTGAAGAAAGGCAAGGTTGATAATCAGGATCAAGGGATTCATGAGTTTGAACAAGTTGGGATTAAGAGCTTGTTGGATTTGAGGAAGAAAGGAGATGAAGAGGTCAAGATGACTTTGAAGAAAATGCGAGAATTGGAGACCTCCATTGAAGGAATTGAAACTTGCACTGAAAGAGTTTTTAGGGGTTTGATTAACGCAAGGGTTGCGCTGCTCAACACTCTTACTAGCTAA